The Prunus dulcis chromosome 3, ALMONDv2, whole genome shotgun sequence genome segment tctcatGAATCTTATTGACACAAACAATTAGCCCGTACATTTATTGCTGCAACAATCttagctgctgctgctgctgctgcaacaTAGGCCGGTTTAGGAGGGAGCATGACCGGGCTATCTCCCCGGCGATAGGGATCACTGGGAGGTTGTCGCAGTCGCATATTTCGATCATGAAGCCATCCGGGTCGTGGAAGAACAATTGATCAACGTGGATGCCACCTTCCTCCACCATGGCTCGCTTGTACTTGAGCTCCATCTCCTTGAGTTTCTTCTCCACAGCCCCCATGCTCTCACACTAAGGCatgacaaattaaaaataagttGCAATAATACACAGGAAAGCAAATCAATgatctcatttttcttatcttctttctctcaTCGTATCTATCAAATCCAAGACAAATCGTAGgttgatttgtttgtttatcttTCCCAAACGAGGGAGTTGAGTAATAGTCGTATAATATTGACTCTTTGGCATGTTAGGCATGCGTTGTCAAATAAGAACCCAATAATAATTGATCAGATTGAAAGTGGCACATTAGGTAATAAGTTAAAATTGCAGTTGTTAATTATCAGCTGGAGCCAGCCTTATTGTCTTTGTCTACGTTATTTACTTGTATTTTTGTCCTCATTAGTTGCAACGTGATAGCGCTATTTTGTTATTCTCGATCAATAATATTATGCCACGTAGAAATGTTGTCACTTGTGTCGACAACTTTATTGATCTGCAATAGCAAAATAATGATATTTCCGTTTCATCAAAAactttctctttattaggacccaaaagaattttaaaacatatatttaatttaattaatattatttttggccATTGAAAAGGAAATCATTGAAAAACGAAGAAGTGAAGAAACCAAGGTTAGAAAACATTAGAAGCAAACAATATGAATTTAAGATAAGCTCCAAATACAAAGATTATCAAGTCGTACCCAAAAACAAGGAAATTTAAATCCCAGAAGAATTCAAAGCTATCTATAtggattttttaattaaaaaaacataattacctGGAAAGAAATATGATTATCCTTGGGATTAATCTCAGTTTTCTTGGGCATGCTCTCCGGGTCCTCAGATTGCAAAAGATGAATTCCAATCCCATATCCAAATAGCCTacaacacacaaaataaacttGCATTCATCATCAAAACCTCATAAAGAtttaaaccaaaaataataatttattgggtttaaaaataaaaaaataaaaaagaattccCATCAACCCGAATTCATTAATTACTAGTGAAACTTACCATGCACCGTCAAAATTAAAAGATCCAGGCCTCCTGATTGGGACAAACCCAAGAACATTCTGGTAGAAATCAATAGATTGCTCAACCGATCGGCAGATGAGTGAGATGTGGTTCAAAGATTTCAGATGAAGAGGGTTTCCCATGGTTTCCTTCATGGtgttgaagatgatgatgattaaaaaaatatggctTCAAACTACAATTAGAAAACGAATCAAAAAGACAACGAAAATGTAGAGACGAAAAATCTAGAAATTCTTtgaggaagttgaggttgtcACCGAAAGAAAAGGGGACCTCTCTTTATATAAGGAAGTTGACGGAGCTTCATGGCTGCCACGTGTCCATCCATGCAACGTGTCGGATAGCCATGACTCTAACACGTAGATTCCACGTTGCTGATGACTGGGATCACGAGCACTATAGAAACAACAAATATATGGGTCCCAGGCACGTAAGCAGcccaatattttattattattattcttgcTCTTGGTGAAATATATTATTGGGTGAGGAGCTTTCGTGCTGGTCCCACTTCTCAGtggaaaattgaaatgggTTTCTTTCTGGAGTCTTCATTTGGGTGTCAATTTCT includes the following:
- the LOC117623206 gene encoding metallothiol transferase FosB-like, with the translated sequence MKETMGNPLHLKSLNHISLICRSVEQSIDFYQNVLGFVPIRRPGSFNFDGAWLFGYGIGIHLLQSEDPESMPKKTEINPKDNHISFQCESMGAVEKKLKEMELKYKRAMVEEGGIHVDQLFFHDPDGFMIEICDCDNLPVIPIAGEIARSCSLLNRPMLQQQQQQLRLLQQ